The following are encoded together in the Triticum dicoccoides isolate Atlit2015 ecotype Zavitan chromosome 6B, WEW_v2.0, whole genome shotgun sequence genome:
- the LOC119325340 gene encoding uncharacterized protein LOC119325340 has protein sequence MPTERHAMQMAAREAIARLRYALPSMKARRYRYLPCHVPYTCHYAFACPRGERDEAIEMLVEYLKALEAAFDSLVDDFVAARMDFVQGCSANRRELLHTAPPLTYVSSAASYTPAIFASARRLPTTEEFDQVIAPTPVSAAPPAAPAPAPQLSTSRLEPISEEEVESPASLGLTLGRPREILTISD, from the coding sequence atgcctacggagaggcatgctatgcagatggctgcccgtgaggcgatagctcgtctccggtATGCTCTCCCTTCGATGaaggctcgtcgctaccgctacctcccctgccacgtgccatacacttgtcactatgcattcgcttgccctaggggagagagagatgaggctattgagatgctGGTTGAGTACCTCAAGGCTCTCGAGGCAGCTTTTGATAGCCTCGTGGACGACTttgtggctgctcgtatggactTCGTGCAGGGCTgttctgccaacaggagggagctcctccatacagcaCCACCACTGACTTACGTCTCGTCCGCAGCATCCTATACACCTGCCATCTTCGCTAGTGCTCGCCGCCTGCCAACCACTGAGGAGTTTGACCAGGTCATTGCTCCTACTCCGGTCAGTGCTGCACCACCGGCCGCACCCGCACCAGCGCCTCAACTCAGCACTTCgcgcctggagcctattagtgaggaggaggttgagtctccagcatcactAGGTCTTACCCTCGGCAGGCCGAGGGAAattctcaccatctccgactga